From Actinoplanes oblitus, a single genomic window includes:
- a CDS encoding ABC transporter ATP-binding protein, which translates to MSTVALKDVTKIWPDGTVAVDRVSLDVRDGEFMVLLGPSGCGKSTVLRMIAGLEDPSDGEILLNGEPVLDVPPRDRSIAMVFQDFALYPHMTVADNIGFPLKLSGVEPGSRQDRVGTVAGALGIGEVLGRRPSQLSGGQRQRVAMGRAMVRRPGIFLMDEPLSNLDSGLRAELRAEITSMTRELGVTTMYVTHDQAEALTMADRVAIMRRGVLQDLGTPTEVYRRPATLYVAAFLGSPRMNLLEASVYVHLDRYVALNFGEQTLYLAWTDPRSRAVARYHGERIVVGLRAEALTPVTPDTPGTVLHGRIRYLEHHGHESLAYLDIGATAIVVDEIGGPAREQPSGGTLKRLGGALQRLTKSTSATAQEEQQRGPISVLDPGRHHRKAAELSVRLAPYPAVTPGHPLTVAVQMDAVHFFDERGDRIDVGWR; encoded by the coding sequence GTGTCCACCGTCGCGCTCAAGGACGTCACCAAGATTTGGCCAGATGGCACGGTTGCCGTGGATCGGGTGTCGCTCGACGTCCGGGACGGCGAGTTCATGGTTCTGCTCGGCCCCTCGGGTTGCGGGAAGTCGACGGTGCTCCGGATGATCGCCGGGCTGGAGGACCCCTCCGACGGGGAGATCCTGCTGAACGGTGAGCCGGTGCTCGACGTGCCGCCGCGCGACCGCAGCATCGCCATGGTGTTTCAGGACTTCGCGCTCTATCCGCACATGACGGTCGCCGACAACATCGGCTTCCCGCTCAAGCTCTCCGGTGTCGAGCCCGGCTCCCGGCAGGACCGGGTCGGCACGGTGGCCGGCGCGCTCGGCATCGGCGAGGTGCTCGGCCGCCGCCCCAGCCAGCTGTCCGGCGGGCAGCGGCAGCGGGTCGCGATGGGCCGGGCGATGGTCCGCCGCCCCGGCATCTTCCTGATGGACGAGCCGCTCTCCAACCTGGACAGCGGCCTGCGTGCCGAACTGCGCGCGGAGATCACCAGCATGACGCGGGAACTCGGCGTCACCACCATGTACGTGACGCACGACCAGGCCGAGGCGCTGACCATGGCGGACCGTGTGGCGATCATGCGGCGCGGCGTCCTCCAGGACCTGGGCACCCCCACCGAGGTCTACCGCCGCCCGGCCACCCTCTACGTCGCCGCCTTCCTCGGCTCGCCGCGGATGAACCTGCTGGAGGCGTCGGTCTACGTGCACCTGGACCGCTACGTCGCGCTGAACTTCGGTGAGCAGACGCTCTACCTGGCCTGGACCGACCCGCGCTCGCGGGCGGTGGCGCGGTACCACGGCGAGCGGATCGTGGTCGGGCTGCGGGCCGAGGCGCTCACCCCGGTCACCCCCGACACGCCCGGGACGGTCCTGCACGGCCGGATCCGCTACCTGGAGCACCACGGCCACGAGTCGCTGGCCTACCTGGACATCGGCGCCACCGCGATCGTCGTCGACGAGATCGGCGGCCCGGCCCGCGAGCAGCCCTCCGGCGGCACCCTGAAGCGGCTCGGCGGCGCGCTCCAGCGCCTCACCAAGTCGACCTCCGCCACCGCCCAGGAGGAGCAGCAGCGCGGTCCGATCAGCGTGCTCGACCCGGGACGGCACCACCGCAAGGCGGCCGAGCTGTCGGTGCGGCTGGCGCCCTACCCGGCGGTCACCCCCGGGCATCCGCTCACCGTGGCCGTACAGATGGACGCCGTGCACTTCTTCGACGAGCGGGGAGACCGGATCGACGTGGGGTGGCGCTGA
- a CDS encoding ATP-binding protein, which produces MEDRIGQSVRSAPGGEPRGDAVPPSAGSPVLLDRTFGHADITLLRHEVSRLLPAVGVTGDRLSGYVLAINEVITNVVLHAGGSGRIVLRVDAGSVWCVVTDSGPGIPDDYLDGDLLPGTDEIGGRGLWLAHQLCDEVTTATGPIGTSIGLRMDLEPLS; this is translated from the coding sequence GTGGAGGACAGGATCGGCCAGAGCGTGCGCTCGGCTCCAGGCGGGGAGCCGAGGGGCGACGCCGTCCCTCCATCGGCCGGCTCGCCGGTGCTGCTGGACCGCACGTTCGGGCACGCCGACATCACCCTGCTGCGGCACGAGGTGTCCCGGCTGCTGCCCGCGGTCGGCGTGACCGGTGACCGCCTCTCGGGTTACGTGCTCGCCATCAACGAGGTGATCACGAACGTGGTGCTGCACGCCGGCGGCAGCGGCCGGATCGTGCTGCGGGTGGACGCCGGCTCGGTCTGGTGCGTGGTCACCGACTCCGGACCGGGCATCCCGGACGACTACTTGGACGGCGATCTCCTCCCCGGTACGGACGAGATCGGTGGCCGCGGGCTGTGGCTGGCGCACCAGCTGTGCGACGAGGTGACCACCGCGACCGGGCCGATAGGTACCTCGATCGGACTGCGTATGGATCTTGAACCGTTGAGCTGA
- a CDS encoding beta-phosphoglucomutase family hydrolase — protein sequence MLGLPSQVTACLFDLDGVLTQTALVHSAAWKQTFDTFLESWARHHDQQFVPFDSGVDYHRYVDGRQRADGVRTFLASRGVTLPEGTPDDGPDEETVNGVGNRKNLLVLQKIKEGAVQVYPGSVEYLKAAKAAGLRRAVVSASANCKDVLEAAGIADLLEVRVDGVVARELSLPGKPAPDTFRYAAKLLGLSPESCAVFEDAQAGVAAGRAGGFGLVIGVDRVGQADALRENGADVVVTDLSELLNH from the coding sequence GTGCTCGGACTTCCTTCCCAGGTAACCGCTTGTCTTTTCGATCTTGACGGGGTGCTCACGCAGACCGCCCTTGTGCACAGTGCCGCGTGGAAACAAACGTTCGACACGTTTCTGGAATCGTGGGCCCGGCATCATGATCAACAGTTTGTTCCGTTCGATTCCGGCGTCGACTATCACCGATATGTCGACGGCCGGCAGCGTGCCGACGGTGTGCGCACGTTCCTCGCCTCGCGGGGTGTCACCCTTCCCGAGGGCACGCCTGACGACGGGCCCGACGAGGAGACCGTCAACGGCGTCGGTAACCGCAAGAACCTGCTCGTGTTGCAGAAGATCAAGGAGGGTGCGGTCCAGGTCTACCCCGGCTCGGTGGAGTACCTGAAGGCCGCCAAGGCCGCCGGCCTGCGCCGCGCGGTGGTCTCGGCGAGCGCCAACTGCAAGGACGTGCTCGAGGCGGCCGGCATCGCCGACCTCCTGGAGGTCCGCGTGGACGGGGTCGTCGCCCGCGAGCTGAGCCTGCCCGGCAAGCCCGCGCCGGACACCTTCCGGTACGCCGCGAAACTGCTCGGTCTCTCCCCGGAGAGCTGCGCGGTCTTCGAGGACGCCCAGGCCGGAGTGGCCGCGGGCCGGGCCGGTGGATTCGGCCTGGTGATCGGCGTGGATCGGGTCGGCCAGGCCGACGCGCTCCGGGAGAACGGCGCCGATGTTGTGGTCACTGACCTTTCCGAACTGCTCAACCACTAA
- a CDS encoding glycoside hydrolase family 65 protein has protein sequence MIRERAYPVDPWHIRETRLDLDLLAQSESVFALSNGHIGIRGNLDEGEPHGLPGTYLNSFYELRPLPHAEGGYGFPESGQTMVNVTNAKLMRLLVDDEPFDVRYGELRSHERCLDLRAGTLERVVEWVSPSGQGVRVRTVRLVSFTQRAVVAFLYEVEPLDGAARLILQSELVANEQLPPMSKDPRVAAVLEHPLQAEEMLEQRSGGLLVHRTKVSDLRMAAAMEHLVETPGRHAITTEGHGDWLRTTVACRLEPGQKLRVVKLAAYGWSSVRSLPALRDQVGAALASARLDGWEGLVQQQREYLDAFWDHSDVRVEGDPEVQQAVRFGLFHTLQAGARAEKRPIGSKGLTGPGYDGHTFWDAETFVLPALTYTQPSAAADVLRWRHSTLDLARERAQTLGLQGAAFPWRTIRGQECSGYWPAGTAGFHIAADIADAVRRYVQATGDYDFEREVGLELLVETARLWRSLGHHDRHGRFHIDGVTGPDEYTAVVNDNIYTNLMAQQNLMTAVEACKRHPDLARRFGVDDEEAASWRDAAAAVHIPYDKELGVHQQCEGFTRLQEWDFENTPPEGYPLLLNYPYFDLYRKQVVKQADLVMAMYIRGDAFTPEEKTRNFAYYDARTVRDSSLSACIQAVMAAETGHLELAHDYLGEAALMDLHDLHQNARDGVHVASLAGSWIALVAGLGGMRDFNGQLSFAPRLPSRINNLDFSLLWRGLRLRVNVTAEEVTYSLRNGGGSARLTLLHHGKEIEVTQVRPVTMAIPSAGPAGPAPAQPAGRAPVRRATPHH, from the coding sequence GTGATCCGTGAACGGGCCTACCCCGTCGACCCCTGGCACATCCGGGAGACCCGGCTGGACCTGGACCTGCTGGCCCAGTCAGAGTCGGTGTTCGCGCTCTCGAACGGCCACATCGGGATACGGGGCAACCTGGACGAGGGCGAGCCGCACGGCCTGCCCGGCACCTATCTGAACTCGTTCTACGAGCTGCGGCCGCTGCCGCACGCCGAGGGCGGATACGGCTTCCCGGAGTCCGGCCAGACCATGGTCAACGTCACCAACGCCAAGCTGATGCGGCTGCTGGTCGACGACGAGCCGTTCGATGTGCGATACGGCGAGCTGCGTTCCCACGAGCGCTGCCTGGACCTGCGCGCCGGGACCCTGGAGCGGGTGGTGGAGTGGGTCTCCCCGTCCGGCCAGGGCGTCCGGGTGCGCACCGTGCGCCTGGTCTCCTTCACTCAGCGGGCGGTCGTCGCCTTCCTCTACGAGGTGGAGCCGCTGGACGGCGCGGCCCGGCTGATCCTGCAGTCCGAGCTGGTGGCCAACGAGCAGCTCCCGCCGATGAGCAAGGACCCGCGGGTGGCGGCGGTGCTGGAGCACCCGCTGCAGGCCGAGGAGATGCTCGAGCAGCGGTCCGGCGGCCTGCTGGTGCACCGCACCAAGGTCAGTGACCTGCGGATGGCCGCGGCCATGGAGCACCTGGTGGAGACGCCGGGCCGGCACGCGATCACCACCGAGGGGCACGGCGACTGGCTGCGCACCACGGTGGCCTGCCGGCTGGAGCCGGGGCAGAAGCTGCGGGTGGTCAAGCTGGCGGCGTACGGCTGGTCCAGCGTGCGCTCGCTGCCCGCCCTGCGCGATCAGGTCGGCGCCGCGCTGGCCAGCGCCCGGCTGGACGGCTGGGAGGGCCTGGTCCAGCAGCAGCGGGAGTACCTCGACGCCTTCTGGGACCACTCCGACGTGCGCGTCGAGGGTGACCCGGAGGTGCAGCAGGCGGTCCGCTTCGGTCTCTTCCACACGCTGCAGGCCGGTGCCCGGGCGGAGAAACGCCCGATCGGGTCCAAGGGCCTCACCGGTCCCGGGTACGACGGCCACACGTTCTGGGACGCCGAGACGTTCGTGCTGCCCGCGCTCACCTACACCCAGCCCTCGGCGGCGGCGGACGTGCTGCGCTGGCGGCACTCGACGCTGGACCTGGCCCGGGAGCGGGCGCAGACGCTGGGCCTGCAGGGTGCCGCGTTCCCGTGGCGGACCATCCGCGGCCAGGAGTGCTCCGGGTACTGGCCGGCCGGCACCGCGGGCTTCCACATCGCCGCGGACATCGCCGACGCGGTCCGGCGCTACGTCCAGGCCACCGGCGACTACGACTTCGAGCGTGAGGTCGGCCTGGAGCTGCTGGTGGAGACCGCCCGGCTGTGGCGCTCGCTGGGCCACCACGACCGGCACGGGCGGTTCCACATCGACGGCGTCACCGGGCCCGACGAGTACACGGCCGTGGTGAACGACAACATCTACACCAACCTGATGGCGCAGCAGAACCTGATGACCGCGGTGGAGGCCTGCAAGCGGCATCCGGACCTGGCGCGGCGCTTCGGGGTCGACGACGAGGAGGCGGCCTCCTGGCGGGACGCGGCGGCGGCCGTGCACATCCCGTACGACAAGGAGCTCGGCGTCCACCAGCAGTGCGAGGGCTTCACCCGGTTGCAGGAGTGGGACTTCGAGAACACCCCGCCGGAGGGCTACCCGCTGCTGCTCAACTACCCGTACTTCGACCTGTACCGCAAGCAGGTGGTCAAGCAGGCCGACCTGGTGATGGCGATGTACATCCGGGGGGACGCGTTCACCCCGGAGGAGAAGACCCGGAACTTCGCGTACTACGACGCGCGGACGGTCCGGGACTCGTCGTTGTCCGCCTGCATCCAGGCGGTGATGGCGGCCGAGACCGGGCACCTCGAGCTGGCCCACGACTATCTGGGCGAGGCCGCCCTGATGGACCTGCACGACCTGCACCAGAACGCGCGGGACGGCGTGCACGTGGCGTCGCTGGCCGGCTCCTGGATCGCACTGGTGGCCGGCCTGGGCGGGATGCGTGACTTCAACGGCCAGTTGTCGTTCGCGCCGCGGCTGCCCAGCCGGATCAACAACCTGGACTTCTCGCTGCTCTGGCGGGGGCTGCGGCTGCGGGTCAACGTCACCGCCGAGGAGGTCACCTACTCGCTGCGCAACGGCGGCGGCTCGGCCCGGCTCACCCTGCTGCACCACGGCAAGGAGATCGAGGTCACCCAGGTCCGCCCGGTGACCATGGCGATCCCGTCGGCCGGGCCGGCCGGCCCGGCACCGGCGCAGCCGGCCGGGCGTGCCCCGGTGCGGCGCGCGACGCCGCACCACTGA
- a CDS encoding coiled-coil domain-containing protein: protein MTARPRRWLTLALAPLVTAAIFVAPITPAHAAPGGSGTTAEEGEASDDLSDQIEATNRRFVNAKAAVAKSKKTQIQLAAQIKTAEARRDQLVPEVNAIAKQQYQVGNLSSLSFLLRASDSADFLDKAVSLEEINKLHDEKLHELNTLLQDITADKTRLDAEVKNQEQQLSVQKKLHDSAEDQLELLGGGTGINKTITAGFVDAKSPTAAPAPRNSDGGFSPESCNQDDPTTDGCITKRTLHLYKEVKKAGFNMFVGCHRDGGPFEHPKGRACDWSLQKSGFSSATGNAKMMRYGNDLTAFLVRNADRLGIYYVIWYKQIWFPATNNWHAYHGPSDHTDHVHVSLL from the coding sequence ATGACCGCACGTCCCCGCCGGTGGCTGACGCTTGCCCTGGCGCCGCTGGTGACCGCCGCCATATTCGTGGCCCCGATCACCCCGGCACACGCTGCCCCTGGAGGCAGCGGCACGACCGCTGAGGAAGGGGAGGCGAGCGACGACCTCTCCGACCAGATCGAGGCCACGAACCGCCGGTTCGTGAACGCCAAGGCAGCGGTCGCGAAATCGAAGAAGACCCAGATCCAGCTGGCCGCCCAGATCAAGACCGCCGAGGCTCGGCGCGACCAGTTGGTCCCCGAGGTCAACGCGATCGCCAAGCAGCAGTACCAGGTCGGCAACCTGAGCTCGCTGAGCTTCCTGCTGCGGGCCAGCGACTCCGCCGACTTCCTGGACAAGGCGGTCAGCCTGGAGGAGATCAACAAGCTGCACGACGAGAAACTGCACGAGCTGAACACCCTGCTGCAGGACATCACCGCGGACAAGACCCGGCTCGACGCCGAGGTCAAGAACCAGGAGCAGCAGCTCTCGGTGCAGAAGAAGCTGCACGACTCGGCCGAGGACCAGCTCGAACTGCTCGGCGGTGGCACCGGCATCAACAAGACCATCACCGCCGGGTTCGTCGACGCCAAGTCGCCGACCGCCGCCCCGGCACCGCGCAACTCCGACGGCGGTTTCTCGCCGGAGTCCTGCAACCAGGACGACCCGACCACCGACGGCTGCATCACCAAGCGCACCCTGCACCTCTACAAGGAGGTGAAGAAGGCCGGCTTCAACATGTTCGTCGGCTGCCACCGCGACGGTGGCCCGTTCGAGCACCCGAAGGGCCGCGCCTGCGACTGGTCGTTGCAGAAGAGTGGCTTCTCGTCGGCGACCGGCAACGCCAAGATGATGCGGTACGGCAACGACCTCACCGCGTTCCTGGTGCGCAACGCCGATCGGCTCGGCATCTACTACGTCATCTGGTACAAGCAGATCTGGTTCCCGGCGACCAACAACTGGCACGCCTACCACGGTCCGAGTGATCACACCGACCACGTGCACGTGTCGCTGCTGTAG
- a CDS encoding coiled-coil domain-containing protein: protein MVAACGIAGVAGPAAAAPRPLAAPGESGDDGEGGKKAMLDKLEEASKGYLAAKAKLAKSKQQQTQLAAELKKLDAALGPQQVTLNKYAEQAYTMGRLGPISALLGADSSAGFLDRAQLLTTVAARQNQAIADLKNTRTDRQTAKTGIDAAIIDQQKQVNVMAKRKAQAEKALKDADQGDAADDDSGGGSSADADKPSGNLDGSCVPDPTTDGCISPRLLYAMKQAQKAGFTRYVACYRPQNSGEHPKGRACDFAADKNGFGGVATGASKTYGTNLANYFIHNSDTLGVLYVIWFKRIWLPSSGWKSYSGAGGTPSTDHTNHVHLSVT from the coding sequence GTGGTCGCCGCATGTGGGATCGCCGGGGTCGCCGGACCGGCAGCCGCGGCGCCCCGGCCCCTGGCCGCGCCGGGGGAGTCCGGTGACGACGGCGAGGGTGGCAAGAAGGCCATGCTCGACAAGCTCGAAGAGGCCTCCAAGGGCTACCTGGCGGCCAAGGCGAAGCTCGCGAAATCCAAGCAGCAGCAGACCCAGCTGGCCGCCGAGCTGAAGAAGCTGGACGCGGCCCTCGGCCCGCAGCAGGTGACGCTCAACAAGTACGCCGAGCAGGCGTACACGATGGGCCGGCTCGGCCCGATCAGCGCGCTGCTCGGCGCCGACTCGTCGGCCGGCTTCCTGGACCGGGCCCAGCTGCTGACCACCGTGGCGGCCCGGCAGAACCAGGCGATCGCCGACCTGAAGAACACCCGGACCGACCGGCAGACGGCCAAGACCGGGATCGACGCGGCCATCATCGACCAGCAGAAGCAGGTCAACGTGATGGCCAAGCGCAAGGCGCAGGCCGAGAAGGCGCTCAAGGACGCCGATCAGGGCGACGCCGCCGATGACGACTCCGGCGGGGGCAGCAGTGCGGACGCCGACAAGCCGAGCGGCAACCTGGACGGCAGCTGCGTGCCCGACCCGACGACGGACGGCTGCATCAGCCCGCGCCTGCTGTACGCGATGAAGCAGGCGCAGAAGGCCGGCTTCACCCGCTACGTCGCCTGCTACCGCCCGCAGAACAGCGGGGAGCACCCGAAGGGCCGGGCCTGCGACTTCGCCGCCGACAAGAACGGTTTCGGCGGGGTGGCGACCGGGGCCAGCAAGACGTACGGCACCAACCTGGCGAACTACTTCATCCACAACTCGGACACGCTCGGCGTGCTCTACGTGATCTGGTTCAAACGGATCTGGTTGCCGAGCAGCGGGTGGAAGTCGTACAGCGGGGCCGGTGGCACGCCGTCGACCGACCACACCAACCACGTGCACCTTTCGGTGACGTAA
- a CDS encoding TetR/AcrR family transcriptional regulator — MATVKRAPAGAAVLRNDITVAIRNAVMSELAEVGYGRLSIEAVARRAGVGKTAIYRRWSNKLEMVLEIITEVAGRKVPLPDTGSFAGDLDLLMMIVSKALQHRVASQIIPDLMAEAARNPQIAETLQRVLRTHQQSVGEKLVGQAIARGELPEDTDPEVAVDLILGPLYWRLAVSRQPMSDDYLEKLAASVLGALKAGAGK; from the coding sequence GTGGCGACAGTCAAACGCGCACCTGCCGGAGCGGCGGTGCTCCGCAACGACATCACCGTGGCTATCCGTAACGCGGTCATGAGTGAGCTGGCAGAGGTCGGTTACGGCCGTCTGTCGATCGAGGCCGTGGCCCGGCGTGCCGGCGTCGGCAAGACCGCCATCTACCGGCGCTGGAGCAACAAGCTGGAGATGGTACTGGAGATCATCACGGAAGTCGCCGGTCGCAAGGTGCCACTTCCGGACACCGGCTCGTTCGCCGGCGACCTGGACCTGCTCATGATGATCGTCAGCAAGGCGCTGCAACACCGGGTGGCCTCGCAGATCATTCCCGACCTGATGGCCGAGGCGGCGCGGAACCCGCAGATCGCCGAGACCCTGCAACGGGTGCTGCGCACCCACCAGCAGTCGGTGGGCGAGAAACTGGTCGGCCAGGCCATCGCCCGCGGCGAGCTGCCCGAGGACACCGATCCGGAGGTGGCGGTCGACCTCATCCTCGGCCCGCTCTACTGGCGGCTGGCCGTCTCCCGGCAACCGATGAGCGACGACTACCTGGAGAAGCTGGCCGCCTCGGTGCTCGGCGCGCTGAAGGCCGGCGCCGGGAAATAA
- a CDS encoding ABC transporter permease: protein MPETAVADAATGVPLRELARRHGLTSSGRRLGLLEYSRKLWAYRHFIAAHAKAKTSSTLGNTNLGALWTVLTPALNAFVYYIIFGVVIGTRGGVANFIAYLCIGVFVFQFTQSSVQNGINAITGNLGLIRALHFPRASLPLSVALVEIRNFLTAMVVLLAIVIVKEPVNLEWLLIIPAIILQSIFNIGLALACARLGSKLRDVKQLIPFVMRFWLYGSAVLYPVTRFTEHLHGWKLFAVELNPLLVFIELYRHSLMENVTLAGSPTQLWIEAIIWSLVVGFAGFVYFWRGEKGYGRG from the coding sequence ATGCCAGAGACGGCGGTTGCCGATGCCGCTACCGGCGTTCCCCTCCGGGAGCTCGCCCGACGGCACGGCCTCACCTCTTCCGGGCGGCGGCTCGGCCTGCTGGAGTACTCCCGCAAGCTGTGGGCGTACCGGCACTTCATCGCCGCCCACGCCAAGGCGAAGACCTCGTCCACGCTGGGTAACACCAACCTCGGCGCGCTCTGGACGGTGCTGACGCCGGCGCTCAACGCCTTCGTCTACTACATCATCTTCGGTGTGGTGATCGGCACACGTGGCGGTGTAGCCAACTTCATCGCGTACCTGTGCATCGGCGTCTTCGTCTTCCAGTTCACCCAGTCGTCGGTGCAGAACGGCATCAACGCGATCACCGGCAACCTGGGCCTGATCCGGGCACTGCACTTCCCGCGGGCCAGCCTGCCGCTGTCGGTGGCCCTGGTGGAGATCCGCAACTTCCTCACCGCGATGGTCGTGCTGCTGGCGATCGTGATCGTCAAGGAGCCGGTCAACCTGGAGTGGCTGCTGATCATCCCGGCGATCATCCTGCAGTCGATCTTCAACATCGGCCTGGCGCTGGCCTGCGCCCGGCTCGGATCCAAGCTGCGTGACGTCAAGCAGCTCATCCCGTTCGTCATGCGGTTCTGGCTGTACGGCTCGGCGGTGCTCTACCCGGTCACCCGGTTCACCGAGCACCTGCACGGCTGGAAGCTGTTCGCCGTCGAGCTGAACCCGCTGCTGGTCTTCATCGAGCTCTACCGGCACTCGCTGATGGAGAACGTGACACTGGCCGGCAGCCCGACCCAGCTCTGGATCGAGGCGATCATCTGGTCGCTGGTCGTGGGCTTCGCCGGCTTCGTCTACTTCTGGCGCGGAGAGAAGGGTTACGGCCGTGGCTGA
- a CDS encoding ABC transporter ATP-binding protein codes for MTAADERVPTVIADNAHVIYKIHGSAGGQQQSPLVSFKRIVTRTKAANVREVHAVKGVSFVAYKGEAIGLIGSNGSGKSTLLRAVAGLLPVARGAIYAAGQPSLLGVNAALMNDLPGDRNVELGCLAMGMTPAEVKAKKQSIIDFSGINDRGDFASLPMRTYSSGMGARLRFSIAAAKQHDVLLIDEALATGDAKFRKRSEARVRELRAEAGTVFLVSHSEQSIRDTCERVIWLESGLIRADGATEDVLKEYESFVRK; via the coding sequence ATGACGGCGGCCGACGAGCGGGTCCCCACCGTCATCGCCGACAACGCCCACGTGATCTACAAGATCCACGGCTCGGCCGGCGGGCAGCAGCAGAGCCCGCTCGTGAGCTTCAAGCGGATCGTCACGCGGACCAAGGCGGCGAACGTCCGCGAGGTGCACGCGGTCAAGGGCGTGAGCTTCGTGGCGTACAAGGGCGAGGCGATCGGCCTGATCGGCAGCAACGGCTCGGGCAAGTCGACCCTGCTGCGCGCGGTCGCCGGCCTGCTCCCGGTGGCCCGGGGCGCGATCTACGCGGCCGGCCAGCCGTCGCTGCTCGGGGTGAACGCGGCCCTGATGAACGACCTGCCCGGCGACCGCAACGTCGAGCTGGGCTGCCTGGCGATGGGGATGACGCCGGCCGAGGTCAAGGCGAAGAAGCAGAGCATCATCGACTTCTCCGGGATCAACGACCGGGGCGACTTCGCGTCGCTGCCGATGCGGACCTACTCCTCCGGCATGGGCGCCCGGCTGCGCTTCTCGATCGCCGCGGCGAAGCAGCACGACGTGCTGCTCATCGACGAGGCGCTGGCCACCGGTGACGCCAAGTTCCGCAAGCGCAGCGAGGCCCGGGTGCGCGAGCTGCGCGCCGAGGCCGGCACGGTGTTCCTGGTCAGCCACAGCGAGCAGTCGATCCGGGACACCTGTGAGCGGGTGATCTGGCTGGAGTCCGGGCTGATCCGGGCGGACGGCGCCACCGAGGACGTGCTCAAGGAGTACGAGTCGTTCGTCCGTAAGTAA